One region of Diabrotica undecimpunctata isolate CICGRU chromosome 6, icDiaUnde3, whole genome shotgun sequence genomic DNA includes:
- the LOC140442992 gene encoding uncharacterized protein, with protein sequence MAAEHSRACKWKIDFSEFDSDHSDQDPFLNESEDDKDYTVSGNSSDSENINLKMENEEVFTPQTSRGVLPTPEKKAPSRWRQKNTQRHKKIKRKTKRNLGHEYINTKGKKIEPKKLGAPCGCTKQCRQLLAGKENDIFNAFWNLGNYDKQNIYLFSTMTVIPKKRSYPKKTKGIHSSRNVSVKYRVEVNGDEIEICKKEFLAIHGISKKRIERLVHQNKEGASTPKSDERGKHDNNNKKIPEEHCEYVRQHINLIPKYTSHYSRQKNPTKVYLDSDISISSLHHDYYLEWCRQNNFVAVTQDKYRRIFCSEFNIGFKLPKSDTCKVCDSMNVKISNEADIEIAKTLKIDLELHQRRAQAMQDLMKNDTEEAKATGNAMVISFDLQQAMPVPNLTVGAAFYLRKAWVYNLGIHDCISGKAFMYMWPENIAKRGSDEIASILYKHFRTNRPTANKLIVYTDNCSGQNKNWSLICLWQQLTIEGIFTSIEHKYLVVGHTRLPCDRDFAVIEKYKRHRLKQVYTPDDWYEAVRKCKRKNCFEVIVLKQSDFFSFKELHSEITKKRHTDDKEKVNFSKISSLKFSSEQPNIMYIKHLINEDYKAVNIGKKGMRKSILLSRDLKSKYTEPIPLNRKKIENISQLLQFIPPAFLKFYEEIGACQQILPGTDNESLEYIEHFDDFSDIENIDN encoded by the exons ATGGCGGCGGAACATTCCCGTGCATGTAAATGGAAAATAGACTTTTCTGAGTTTGATTCTGATCACAGTGACCAAGATCCATTTTTAAATGAAAGCGAAGATGACAAAGACTATACAGTGTCCGGAAATAGCAGCGATTCGGAAAATATCAACTTAAAAAtg GAGAATGAAGAGGTTTTTACCCCACAGACTTCTCGAGGTGTCTTGCCAACTCCAGAAAAGAAGGCGCCTTCTAGATGGAGACAAAAGAATACCCAACGGCATAAAAAAATTAAGCGCAAGACTAAAAGAAATCTAGGTCACgaatatataaatacaaaagGGAAGAAAATAGAACCAAAAAAATTAGGTGCGCCTTGCGGTTGCACAAAACAGTGTAGACAGCTTTTGGCAGGTAAGGAAAATGATATATTTAATGCCTTTTGGAACCTGGGTAATTATGACAAGCAAAATATTTACCTCTTCTCAACTATGACAGTAATTCCAAAGAAGAGAAGTTACCCAAAGAAAACAAAAGGAATTCATTCGTCCAGAAATGTATCAGTTAAATATAGAGTCGAAGTAAATGGAGATGAAATTGAAATTTGTAAGAAAGAGTTTCTTGCCATACACGGCATTTCAAAAAAACGTATTGAAAGACTGGTTCACCAAAATAAAGAAGGTGCGTCTACTCCAAAGTCAGATGAAAGAGGTAAGCATGACAACAACAACAAGAAAATACCAGAAGAACACTGTGAGTATGTTAGACAGCATATTAATTTGATACCAAAATACACAAGCCATTACAGCAGACAAAAAAACCCAACAAAAGTCTACCTAGATTCCGATATTTCAATTTCCAGTTTACATCATGATTATTATCTTGAGTGGTGCCGCCAAAATAATTTTGTGGCAGTAACCCAAGACAAATATAGGCGCATATTCTGCTCAGAATTTAATATAGGCTTTAAGTTACCTAAGAGCGATACTTGTAAAGTATGTGATTCAATGAATGTGAAAATTAGTAATGAAGCTGACATAGAAATTGCAAAGACACTGAAAATTGATTTGGAGTTACATCAAAGACGTGCCCAGGCCATGCAGGATCTAATGAAAAACGACACAGAAGAGGCTAAAGCCACGGGAAATGCAATGGTTATCAGCTTTGACCTACAACAGGCAATGCCAGTGCCAAATTTAACAGTGGGAGCAGCGTTCTATTTGAGAAAGGCATGGGTTTATAACCTCGGCATCCATGACTGTATTAGTGGAAAGGCCTTCATGTACATGTGGCCAGAAAACATTGCCAAGCGAGGTAGCGATGAAATTGCCAgcattttatataaacattttcgaacTAATAGACCCACTGCTAATAAACTTATAGTGTATACAGATAACTGCAGCGGCCAAAACAAAAATTGGTCTCTAATTTGTTTATGGCAACAACTTACTATAGAAGGCATTTTCACTTCTATTGAGCACAAATACTTGGTAGTAGGGCATACGAGATTACCATGTGACCGTGACTTCGCAGTAATTGAAAAGTATAAGCGTCATCGATTAAAACAAGTGTATACTCCAGACGATTGGTACGAAGCAGTGagaaaatgtaaaagaaaaaactgctttGAGGTAATTGTATTGAAACAATccgactttttttcttttaaagaacTCCACAGCGAAATTACGAAAAAACGCCATACAGATGACAAGGAAAAAGTTAACTTTTCCAAAATATCAAGCCTCAAGTTTTCATCTGAACAACCTAACATAATGTATATAAAACATCTTATAAATGAAGACTATAAGGCAGTTAATATTGGAAAGAAAGGTATGAGGAAGTCAATTTTACTTTCCAGGGATTTGAAATCAAAATACACTGAACCTATtccactaaatagaaaaaaaattgaaaatatttcccAGCTGTTACAGTTTATTCCACCAGCTTTCCTAAAATTTTATGAAGAAATTGGTGCCTGCCAACAGATTCTACCAGGTACTGATAATGAATCACTGGAATATATTGAACATTTCGACGACTTTTcggatattgaaaatattgacaactga